The segment GATGCTCCTTTGATGGTTTTTAAAGTCACTGTGTATTTTTTGGTTTTTGCAGTTGCCTTAAATGTTTTTGCACTTGCAGTTATTGAAGTAGTTTTCTTGTTAATGGTTATTTTTTGTACAGCCAAAGATGCATTGTAATTATCATCATCCAAGAATACAAGTACAAATGTGTAGAGGCATGCGTTTTTCAGATTAATCTGGACACTTGCATAACCGTTTGCATCAGTTGTTCTGTTTAATATTACTCCATTATAACCGATGTAGATTGTTTTGTTTGCAAGTGGGGTTCCGTTTAAATCAACCAATTGGAAAGTGAAATTTCTGCCTCTTTCGCCTTCATAGTATTCGCAAGCATATTGTGTGAAGTCTTTGGCTAAAATTTCAGTACCTCGTTTTTCAGGTTTTTTAGCAACATTAAATGTAGATGCTTGATAAGCAGAAGCGTGTTTATCATCGCCTGAGTAAATTACAACAACATCGTGTTCACCACCAGAAACATTGCTGATAGGAACTTCAGCACTGCCGTTAACCAGTTCAATAACAGTTTCTTTTCCGTCAACAATAACAGTAACGTTTCCTGTAGCACCAGGGATTTCAACTTTAACGGTTGCATTATCTCCTTCCTTGAGGTCTTTTGGAACGGTAATGTTTACAACAGTTTCTTCACCCTCCGCTACGCTAAATGAAATTACAGTTTCATTACCATTAAAGTCTTCATCACCGAGGTATGCTGCAACGACTGTGTAGTTTCCGACTGGAAGAACAGTAGTTACAATAGCTTTACCGTCTTTGACTTCAGCAAATATGTCGCTACCACTTGTTGTGAATTTAACAAATCCTGTAGCATTTTCATTAACAGTAACTGTAATCATCACGTTATTGCCATCAACAACAACATCTGCTGTGATTGGTGTATCTTTCTTTACATGTCCGAGGATTTCAACGTCTTTGGATGTAGTGTTGGTGTTGAATACTGAGTCTCCCATGTATGTTGCAACTACGGTGTAGTTTCCAGGTTCGATGCTTATAACATCCATGTACATTGTATATTCTTCACCGCTTTCTTTACCTACCATATACAATTTAACCAGTCCTGTTGCGGATTCATTCACATCAACCATTACCAATGCAGCATCTTCATAAACATCAATGTTAAGATCGATATTAGTGTTTTTCTTGGTAATATCTGTTATAGTGAATGTCACAGAGGTTCTGTTCATATTGTAGTTGTTATCACCAAGGTAAGTTACATCAACAAAGTAACTGTTTGGTACCAATACGGTTGTTAGTGTTGCGACACCATCTTGTACTTCAATATTGGTAACAGTACCACCAACAGTTAGTTTTACAAATCCTGTAGCGTTTTCATCAACGTTCACAGTCAATGTAACTCTGTTTCCGCTCACATCAGCACGGGCAGAAATAGGAGTGTCCTTCTTAATATGGCCTACGATAGTGAAATCTTCAGAAGTAATGTTGGTATTATACCAGTCATCTCCCATATATGTTGCAACTACAGTGTAATCACCAGTTAAAAGAACATATTCAAGAACTGCTTTACCGTTAATTACATCTGCATAGAGAGTGTATTCTTCCGGACCAGTTATCTGGAATTTGACAAGGCCGGTTGCAGTATCATCAACAGTAACAGTCATAGTCACATTGTTTTCTACAGTATCAATATCTAATGAAATTGTAGTGTTTTCCTTAGCAGGTTCTACAAGTGTGAATTCTGCTTTGGTGGAGTTTTTATTGTAGTTTGCATCACCAAGGTAAGTTACATCTAATGCGTAGCTTCCGTAAGGCAAGGTGATTGTTAATGTAGCTTCACCATTTTCTAATGCGATATTGGATACGCTTACGCCAGATTTGACTTCAACAAATCCTGTAGCGTTTTCATCAACTTTAACAGTTAATGTAAC is part of the uncultured Methanobrevibacter sp. genome and harbors:
- a CDS encoding Ig-like domain-containing protein; this translates as SIEPGNYTVVATYMGDSVFNTNTTSKDVEILGHLMKDTPIDVEVETNANRVTLTVKVDENATGFVEVKSGVSVSNIALENGEATLTITLPYGSYALDVTYLGDANYNKNSTKAEFTLVEPAKENTTISLDIDTVENNVTMTVTVDDTATGLVKFQITGPEEYTLYADVINGKAVLEYVLLTGDYTVVATYMGDDWYNTNITSEDFTIVGHIKKDTPISARADVSGNRVTLTVNVDENATGFVKLTVGGTVTNIEVQDGVATLTTVLVPNSYFVDVTYLGDNNYNMNRTSVTFTITDITKKNTNIDLNIDVYEDAALVMVDVNESATGLVKLYMVGKESGEEYTMYMDVISIEPGNYTVVATYMGDSVFNTNTTSKDVEILGHVKKDTPITADVVVDGNNVMITVTVNENATGFVKFTTSGSDIFAEVKDGKAIVTTVLPVGNYTVVAAYLGDEDFNGNETVISFSVAEGEETVVNITVPKDLKEGDNATVKVEIPGATGNVTVIVDGKETVIELVNGSAEVPISNVSGGEHDVVVIYSGDDKHASAYQASTFNVAKKPEKRGTEILAKDFTQYACEYYEGERGRNFTFQLVDLNGTPLANKTIYIGYNGVILNRTTDANGYASVQINLKNACLYTFVLVFLDDDNYNASLAVQKITINKKTTSITASAKTFKATAKTKKYTVTLKTIKGASIDGKTYLKAGKKVTLLINGRIYTAKTNSKGKATFNIKLTKKGKFTAKISFAGDVTYKGTSKKVKITIK